atccaaaaaaataataacattttaaaaacaacataaCCATTATTACCCAACGGCCATTTAAAAACGACCCTAGAGCTAATCCCACCTAACGAGCACCATCATTATAAACAGAACTGAATAACCAAACTGGATATCACCAAACCAGTTTCACCAAAACATTTGCAAGGATTTGAGTCAACAATACAAACCAGTTGCGACTATGTTGTGAGGAAATCGGACATGTTGGAACTTGTTGAATTTGATTTGCATACAATCTTTACTTATtgatttatctatactaatatgaTATATAAGCTAAAGagtctgtttgtttgaacgtgataatctcaggaactacctTGTTGAATTTCATCTGAATACAATCTTTGATTATtgatttatctatactaatactataaagctgaagagtttgtttgtttgaacgcgctaatctcaggaactacctTGTTCAATTTGATTTGCATACAATCTTTGCTTATTGATTtatgtatactaatattgtttgtttgaatgtggtaatctcaggaactactggtccgttttgaaaaaaatctttcagtgttagatagcccatttattgtggaaggctataggctaagATAACTGGAGCGGAGTCACGCTGGTGAAACcacggggcgcagctagtgtaATATATTGGTTTGATTAAGTTGTATGACGTTTTTTATTCAGCTAATTGATACTGATTAGAGTTCtatgaaaaaaagtatatcATATAGcttagtattttaattttagatttgTAGTGCCTTATGATTTGCATGTAATGTTAAATTTCCTGACCTCAAACTATTGCAATTTACACCTATTTAACGGACTtcatttactagctttccactcCAACCACTTTGTcttaaacaacaaattatatactaacaCCAGCCTcatgaatcactctatctattaaaaaaaaccgcatcaaaatccgctgcgtagtttgaaagatttaagcatagggacagagaaagtgactttgttttatactatgtagtgatgatgtaggtactagaatatacaatgCAAAGAGAAATACTGATTTTATAAATGGTCAGATCTTTTTGTTTCATCAAACGAATACaaagctagagcaagagcatttttttgtgattttttagtgtaaacaaatacttatattcagtgttgttcaatattagaacattgcatagaatcttttcgtaACTAAGAACAACAAAAGAATGCTCTATACCTGTTAtgtttaaactaaaataatttgacaaagtGAGGTTAGACTGAGCTTTCGCtcatttgatgtaaatgcatcATTACATAAAGAATTTAGTCAATAGTTCTTTCTCAACTTAAATTATTCCAGAACTTTCTagattaattacaataaatgtatCTTTAAAGTAGGCTATAACATATAGTTATagcaaatttcattttatttaatcagtTATTTAGAATAATAAAGAGTTGAAGAGAGaagactttgtttgtttgtttcatcATACTAAGACCGACAGGAGAGAAGCAATGTGGTTAAACCGCAAGGCACAACTAGTTTGATAAaaatcatcactacatagtataaaacaaagtcgctttctctatccctatgtatgtttgaatctttaaaactacacaacggattttgatgcggtttttttttaatagatagagtgattcaagaggaatgttttagtatataatttatcatgTTTCAgatggaaagctagtaatactTAATTGCATGTTGACTCAGCCCATCttaggaaaataaaaacaacaaattatcTCGTTTTGAAGTTCAATTCCTCAAGGTTTTATTGCATAATTGTTACAAGactgtttaaaaaacaattaataactcaggccccggaataaCAGACAcgatagaaaatctattgtgtcgtggaccgatcgggctaCAAAATTGGTAcctaataaatgtttataacaaATTGAATTTGTATTCCATAGTATAGTTTGTGATTCATCAACACaatattagtttattaataCGATTTGCCTTGTTTTTTTTCGTTTCTTACAATATAActatcaaaataacatttgaatGATTCCTTCTAGAACATTTTATGTTTGGTTTGtcattaatttacatttttatatactttcTTGTATTTTCATACTCTGATCGTTATAACTTTTATAGAGACAAATAATTACTGATTATAGATATTCTAATCTTGAAGAAAAATCTGCAAAAGTTGTGTAAAAGTTTGGcataatataacttaaaaGTGACTCataaaatttacgaaaaataaTGTTCGAATTGCTTTTTAAGTGTATAATATGATCATcaggtatatattatgtaaatttgtaTGTTTACGAAGGAATAACAGTAAATGCTAGACGAATTCCACATACAACTTTCACTTTGGCAATGTGTGGACATGTTCCTGTCATGTTTGACTTTGTCAATAACAAGAATGCAAAGTGAATTGATCAATGTTATGAATTAAAAGTGTAACAAACGGCGTTTCGCCGTTATTTACGCATATAGAACATGAATCTAAACCACAAACTGATATAACGTGGTGTTTTATGGCGAGAAAAGCAAGGTCTGGGAACTACTCACTTTAACGCTCGTACTCGCTTGTAAGGTGGACTCAAAGATGCTGGTGCTGGAGAAGCATCCTTTATCCGAAATTCTTCATCGTCGAAGTCTCTAAAATCCAACTTCCTAGGCACTATAGAAGCCGCCGGTATGGGGCTCAGATTGTCCGAAAACATTGAGTCTGACATTTCACCAGATGTTTCTACTGACAACTCCGAAGAGTTATGTTTAAATCCCGTcttcattctataccaatcaCTCATCTTTAAACACACATATAAaacacttttaattaaaaacacacgAAAACTTCGTTATTTCGTGCAATCAAACAAAGCTCACTTTCACAAATTCACAATCGTTATGGCGGATGACGCATAGCACCTGTTTAATCGATCAACCAATCACGGCGAAGGATTCGACCGGTGAGatgaaaatttgaatttgattggCCGAGCTACTTTTTTTGAATAACGATACTATGCCACAGATAATGAAATGTTGTCTATGACAGCGTTCTAGATTATaaatgcatattattattcaataataaaataacaaattaaaattttatttttattatattcaaatcataataataaaattacttaaataagtaaaatatactttttataacttcttgaagaatatttttttgtgtttttataacaCTTGTCAAATgtttgtcaaaatattatattgataatttCCTGTACTTCCTGTGTAACTAAATTtctctttataaattttaaagtcaattcacatttgtttaaaaacCCTACCtgtagttgtttttttttaataataagtcaTTAATTAaccagtgcaaacttagcaccccatctatggaattttgggtcgaaaatgacctcgatcgttaggtccccgttaggtcctttaaggtcccacaattttttcgttaggtcccctttagtttttttttaaataattttttaaattttaggtataaaaaagtgcactttagcaccccatccatagaattttgggtcaaaaatgaccttaatggataggtctccgttaggtcctataaggtcccacaattttttcgttaggtcccctttagtttttttttttaatatttttttttaatttacgtataaaaaatttaaaatttttaggtataaaaaagttacactttagcaccccatccatagcaaaattggcgaattttatcaaaatcgtattctttaccgttaggtccgtagaggcccatcattgaaattgttaaattatttatgttgcgcaggtttcaattattttataactagtggtccgccccggcatcgcccgtggtacgtatttagtatcctatatccttctcctggctctaaactacctccctgccaattttcagataattcggttcagccgttcttgagttataagtggagtaactaacacgactttcttttaaatatagattttaataacataaataatttaacaatttcaatgatgggcctctacggacctaacggtaaagaatacgattttgataaaattcgccaattttgctaaagtgtaacttttttatacctaaaattaaaaaaaattattaaaaaaagaactaaaggggacctaacgaaaaaattgtgagaccttataggacctaacggagacctatcgattaaggtcatttttgacccaaaattctatgaatggggtgctaaagtgcaCTTTTTTAtgcctaaaatttaaaaaattattaaaaaaaaaactaaaggggacctaacgaaaaaattgtgggaccttaaaggacctaacggggacctaacgatcaaggtcattttcgacccaaaattcgatagatggggtgctaagtttgcactggtCATTAATTACCACGTGGATAACATATTCTTTACAttccaataaaaaattaattaagaaacAATTTCAcctgatatattttatattttagtttttagagattctaataaattattgcttCAAATATTATccagtataaatattaaatatcaatcaaaatgttatttaaagtttttaaaaagtcacattttattattattatttagcgtCATCTAATAGCCAAATTATAGAACAAAATTCAGGAGCAACCAGCTTCATGTGCTTTTTCTATTCTCCGCTAGATGCCATTGACAGGCATCCATTCAACTTGTCaagttaatttaattcttGCTATTTAACAATAGATGGCGTAACATCCATTAAAGTGATTGCAACcgactttaatttttttttgtgggtTCGCAAAAATGGAAATAGTATCGTCAATAATATCTCAAGTTCATTCAAGGTATAAAggaaaattttagtttaaagGGTTTCTGTTCTTCTGTTTCTTGTGCACATATGCGCAATACAACTTTTTTGAAATGTACattcacataataattaaaaattgcggGGGGCAAccaaacagtttttttttttttattgttaataaataattactgaGCAAAGAATTAAGAACAAACCATGAACTAACGATATCTATggcataataaaaatttaaaactaaaaaaatatttttttgcggGAGCCAGATTTGGtgagtattttataaaaaataaaactgtttgttatacttttgttattaatatgtaccaccaagagattttttttattcataagtgacaaagattttattgttaagTATGATGTTTTTGTTCAAGCCGCGCGGAATAGTTTTGAGCGGGTtgttttaggtacctacctaggtacatagtacctatataataataataatttttgtctaTCTGTTTGTCTATCTCCTTATTCTGAAAACTGTTATGACCCTGATGTGGATACGGCTGTTATTGATAATTACTGAAAGTTCAAAACggttttgatatttatatttataccttTTTATACTACGTAACCGATCTCGAACCTGTACCTACCTTTTTAGaacaaaaagatttttactttaaaattaaaaacaagtacctacttacccttaaatttttgtaaacaatatgTATGTCAATTAGAAATCTTCTATTTTAATTCGCTACtcgttattaatttaacacaaaaatttgttaaatatgctcgaaacaatttgaaaaaaaaacatgatattatataatccTTTATGCGCTTGAAGGAGGAGCAAACGCTCAGTGGTTagtagttttatttcatttaaaaagtcACGTTTAAGTctaaaaaacttttatttacacTTAGGTACATGAGTTTATTTAATCCTATAGTAATAATcccataataaataatttaaacaaatcacataaaaattaGCTATAATCTTTTATTACAGATGCGTCACCCATAgttaattagaaaataattatttatggccGAATGCAATTGACAGATGACATTTGCGCGGGAACGCACGTGCCGCCATCTTTTGTTTGATTCGTTTCGCTCCCATTTATGAAATTAGGCGCGCAGATTAATTTggtgaaatgtttttatagttttattctttaaattattcgcGTTTTAGAATTTCACGCTCGTTTCAtttgtcatattatttaaatgtgatgcggttttaaaattttatttataaccggTTTTTGATCTAATCGGTTGGGAATATTAAACCCATTTAGTTAATATCTCACgattaataacttaaataatatcatgGTCTGTTAGaaatttttgattaaaaaagttttattttatttatttcagtcacaagatgaaaatttaaattgtatgtaggtacgttattgtgaaaataataacaggATGGATTTTGGAGAACCTAACGAACCTACCTTACCTAGATACCTaacgaaattaataatttacctacTTATGTAACAATTCACCATTTTCTTAAGGATCCTTatgtaaaattgaataaataattagataaCTCCATATACCCATCGACTTACGTAGGTAAgtataatacatttaaatttaactttaaaaataactactttggtacctacctaatttatattttagtagctgttccccgcggtttcacttgcattgctccgctcctgttggtagatgatataatatagccttcctcgataaatgggctatctaacaccgaaagaatttttcaaatcggagcagtagttcctgagattagcgcgttcaaacaaacaaacaaactcttcagctttataatattagtatagataatttaaattgcaaattatttttaaatttcaatatcgTACAcctttatattgtaattaaattaattgaaaactacattttcatacaaaatatcatcaaaatcgtaAACGTAGCCACGTGAAAAACAAGTATCTATAAAGATAATCAAATCTGTTTGTACCCTAAACGACTAAACCGGGACCCTCATTATAAACCcatattttgaatacaatgCCAATTTGTTACGGACTATAGGGGgtgatatacctacttattataaatttaaattacctacctaatcgatattgatatgaaaaataacacgttttgaagtgaaacttcttcaagtttttcaaaattttaaaatcgcgtcatggcaataccgtcacgtcatggcgTAACTGTGTAACCGACTTCATTTGTATACTTGATTTTTTCCGACTtaaaacggacagatttaattcaaactttgtacacttttcAAGGATCtgtgacaatacaatattttttataagctATAGATACAAAAACAACTTATATTCTAGTTTCTAAAGCTATACTTACGCTTCCGGCCACTTAGCCTCCAGCATATCCCTAGTTTCCCCCGGAAAGAAGTCCGTCCTGTGCAATAGTTCGGGTCGAGAGAGATCTATCAGTTCCTTCTTGCCGTTGTCGTTCCATGCTGAAATGCACCTGGATGACGGGGgtaaagttaaagtgacgggaggtaaagtggcgcgagttaaagtgacgtgaggtaaagtgacggtagttaaagtgacgggaggtaaagtgacggggtagttaaagtgacgggaggtaaagtggcgcgagttaaagtggcgggagttatagtgacgcgagttaaagtgatgggaggtaaagtgacgcgagttaaagtggcggtagttaaagtgacgcgagttaaaTAGGCGGCAGTTAAAGTTAAAGTGAAAGTtaaagtcaaaattatttcaatttaggGAATGAATATATACTTATAGATATTAAAGGGAAActttaaatgtagtttaaaataacgaatgacaaaagtgacgcgagttaacgtgacgcgagttaaagtgacgggagttatagtgacgcgagttaaagtgacgggacgtatagtgacgggaggtaaagtgacgcgagttatATCTACAAGGAAAGTCTGAAAGATACTTTTTTGCTCAGTCGGGTATATTAGTCATTGAagataaagatatttaaaaatataataaagaggtagttaagatttgatttttattttattacgatttaaCTATCCCAAGACTCAAGAACAACTTGAGcgaaatcaaaaaattttaaaacattaatcaAACCGTGGACTACTAAGGGGAGGCTTcctaaattttatgtgaatttgcattaatattctgaaacagtcacacatacaatcaaaatggaactttagtatatgatttattgggtcTTTTTCTTTCCATGTACAAGACAGTTACGTGATTGTAACATTTTCGCTCGattcaatttttattcaaaaattatgccgtttttaaggattattaaatttttttaaagatttacttgGACTTTAtgactaaaataaatgttaacattaagaaaatatagtttactaGATATTTTATCTCTAGAtcaattattacctactttagttataaacgaaataagaATTGAGACTGACGATATAGTTTCGAGCTCGAACGTGATCAAAGAGCGCACGCgatatttaactttattacgGCTGTGTTAGCGTCTAACACCGTGGTCTAACCGGTCTCTCAGTGCCAGAAATTATGTTAGGCAGTCTCCTCTAAAGatgcattatttaatatttgcttTAAAgaacgggtgaagccgggtcAAGCGGCTAGTACCTATTGAACAATATTACtcatacaaaattgtttcaaaTGTAGTCTTTATAAGTAAGTAGATATGAGacacttattataaataaccgcAAAGAATAGAACCTTAAACattccaagtcaattttataaccactaaacctaaaaataaacgaaaagtACATTAAAAAGGCAATTCCTTACGATACCATAAATAACAATGAACAAGTCATATTCGTTTAAACAATTTTCTCCAGACTATAAACCATTAGTCTCCTTCAAACACAGACGTATAAAATTCATACATTCAAACGGTTACCctcatttttttcaatattaacaaatatatgCTATACAAAAAtcaactttaattttaaaaacttaaagcTCAAATTAAATTGTAGAAGTCGTGTCGCTTATAACGTTGTGAACTGAAATAAACAGCCAATAACAATTGGTGGGTGTGGCTAATTTCAAATTTGGAACGCTTTTTCTTGGAAACGCTTTTTCCGTTAATTCAGTCAGTCTTGACCTAATCGCGGTCGGAGGTGGATGTTTGATGAAAATgactaataaaaatgaaaatatgtgataatataatttgagGAAAATTCCATGTttcattgttataatattcacTTTTTTCGTTGCACTactattattctattttttttttttatatttttcatacaacttcctacatattgtttaaaaataaacgaaaaagaattattattaaacacgAAGGAAACATGATAACATTACAATTACTTCTAAAACACTAAACATAGAAGTATCTTCGCTGTTTTATACCGTCTACGAAACTCGTAGACCCATCTACGACGCTACAACAGCAAAATATCGAAAtctattcaaattaaaaagcttataataaaaaatcatgaGCGTTACTTACATCCTTCTGTCTTTATTTAGCCTATGAATAACCACCCGCAAACAGAACTTATCAAAAACCTcaataaaaaacatcaaaTCAATCTTATTACAACATCATAAAGGCTATATTACTCTGTATCAAACGCAAAGCCAATACTGTATTCTTAACTCGCGAACCATTTTATGTGATCCCTATTATTGTACTTGTTTTCTTTTCTTAAACCACTACATTCATAGATAGAGAAGGGACAGAAAGTTCATGTTATATTGGTCGCCTTTACAAAAGCGTGGCTAAAAAGCCACCCCGATCCCGCCCCTTTTAGCAACCACTCCCTTTCGAGTCAGTCGACGTTCAACCACCGTGGGGGTTGCACGTATTACTCTGAATTCCAATACGCTTATCCTCACGTCATTTTAAGACAATTCCAAATATGACTAGTGTAGTGTTGTGAAAACAGCAAGCTATGATCATATAATGTACCCTacagataatttaaaacatggACTTAAAATTAACCcgtttataaaagaaaatatgttgAAAACGATACAAAATCTGTGTTACAACAATTCGAACGCGAATAATTTTAACATGACCTCCCCATTCTTGGTGGATAACATTTTGCATCAGCAGAAGTCGGTCAACTTCCACAACCAATATTTAAACCAGCAGTTAGAAAACTACGTTTTACAGCGTAACTTCGAAAGATCTAGAGAGAATTCTCCTGAAGTAGACGAAACGAAAATGGCTGAAAACGACGAAGAGATACGCAACGACGAAGCGACGGATAAGAATGAGGATGACGACTCCAAAAGCAATGAAGATGAAAGCTTTATTAAGAACGAAGCTGTATACTACAATCATGAGTATTACAGAAATGAGGATCGTGAAAAAGAGGTTTTAAACATACCATCTTTAAGACATCGCTGTCACTGTGGCTCCTACGACTGCCCACCGTACGCTTGCAAAAAGTCCGGAATACGTCGCTTAGAAGAATTAGAGAAACGCTTCAATCTACACAATTACCAAGATAATTCTGGTGATGAAGACGTGAGAGATAAAACGGAGGACATGGTTAAAAACTGTGATGATTATAACGAGCCGAAAAAGCCATTGTTGAAATTTAGTGTCAGTGCCATACTGGGTGAGGAGAGAGATACAGCTAAGAGCAGTGTTAATGGTGAGTTAATTAcagtttaaaatacattaatagcAAGCTTGACAACTTATAGTATACCTAAGTTATATTACGATGGAGGGAGTTTATTGccttcttctccatagatactgctttccgaatcggtggtaaatgttaaaaatatgtaaaaatatgacgtttcaaaagtgcttctcgaagaagtctaattgaataattaataaatgtttgagttttttgaGTTTGTTGAATAGTTAAACAGTGGTTTTATCAAGAAGACGGCCATCTGgcctatctatactaatattataaagctgaagagtttgtttgtttgaacgcgctaatctcgggaactatactggtccgatttgaaaaattctttcggtgttagatagcccattcatcgaggcaGGCTATAGGTTATAggtatatcatctcgctaagaccaacagcgGAGTAACGGGTAAagccgcggagcacagctagtacttTTATAATTGTAGGTACCCTTAAACCCTTTAGGGTAAAATAACAACGTTATggtaggaaataatattgtaatactgtggttaTAGTTTCTATCTTacaaagtaataactttataagaATACCTTTACACCTATTCTATAATTTATGGCACATTTAGATTAATTcgttatttaacaaaattgtgCAATCATGaatttgtgttttgtttttaaaaatattgttttttattacatttgcaCTGCGTCTCCTTGTCCAccaggttgtctggaagagatcgccgtcggagcgataagaccgccttttgtgctcttttattaattaatgtgttGTGTCCTTACTTGTACTTTTATagtaataaagtatttttgtatttgtatatagcgcttttaagttttaataacCAATTTCCAGCCTAGGGCGTCATTATTTATGTCGCGGAAAACATTTCGGcgcaattatttaaaaatatagctaTTCGAAAAAAGtcaatacaataaaagcttgatttcatttaattatcattaaaGATAAGAAACAGTatcaattacaatattataaaaataatatttaactttataagCTGTAAACTGTATCATAAAAAGCAAGAAAAGCGGCTTATCAATTTGGCATCTAGGGCGGGAGCAAGTTAAAATCCGCCCCTGGGTGATgataatactaataattattattaattttcaatttttaagattgaaaaggcagacgtccatagtccccatagacccaatataccagtccatctaacacccccttccataacccagttttattcatttccatttttctgcaatagtcctacattggccgcggactgcccagggcctgcctctatagtgcagccatgggcaggttgcggctggtgtcccacaacacattaaattctctaaagggcctctgcgtgttggacctgtgtccccacgtaagccttccaaaggaccgggtccttacggcgatacccgtgtattatggagagagacataataattattatacttacatattatcttattaattatcaataaaaaagaaaccgtaataatcataaatagAGAAGTAATTCACACTATGGTTACTGTGGGTCATTTTTTCATACGTTTTTGTTTTCCCTACACGTATCGCGTAGATCTATTGCCTATATTATCACAAAAACTTTATCGTTGTTTTTGCATCACAATGCAGATTTGTCGAATGTGTTCCATCGCGATACCTGCAATGCAATGAAAACATTAGAGTGAGATGGTCTAATTAATGCAAAATGAGAGCAAGCAAGAGCTGATTATAGTGACATTTATAAGAGGCGTCATTCGCGCTCCGGGCGTTTTGTCGCCCTTTAAGATTTGTTGAGTAGGACTCTGTCtagaaattaacaaataaataacatgtaTGTTTGAATAATGTTTAGCGCTTTATAACAAGCtaatttttagataattaatttgatgTTATGTGGGTTCGATGTTCGAGGCTGTCAAttgatttgaaataaaataaattaatataatttcacaCTACCAACGTAAGCATACAACGTAGGTTACATAGGTAGATCCAGATTATGGACctatacctatgtaataaaaacaaatcatCCATATTGATACATCCCATAGTTATTATCTTgctacttatttaattacaaacggatttattcaaaattcacAAACTTATATGTTCATTCGATAAAATAGTCTATGATTATGTAGTGTTTTATAGGTACAACTTTTCCAAACACCTCGAAGATTTTTAATTCGTTGCGGTTTCTTTTTGCCTTACTTAAAACCTCCGTATCGTTTAGTAGTTCTTAGTTCTTTACCTAAGCTATATTTCACGCAAAAAaggtgattttatttttaacagataTATATTGATTACCTATGTACGTTATATGAATTAGCACATAAGCTACTTTACCCCGGAACCTTGTTTACAACGCAagattcaaaattcaaaattcaaaattcaaatttccgTGGGCATTATCAAGTTATGTTGGAAAGATTAgattttttgtttagtttcttCGTTGcaatttaatttcttatcTGATTGTTACCCAAGATTGGATTGTAAAGTGTTTATCTATAAAAGTGAATCGAATTTACAGTTTTAAGGCTGCATCATTGCCGGC
This is a stretch of genomic DNA from Colias croceus chromosome 29, ilColCroc2.1. It encodes these proteins:
- the LOC123704346 gene encoding uncharacterized protein LOC123704346, whose amino-acid sequence is MYPTDNLKHGLKINPFIKENMLKTIQNLCYNNSNANNFNMTSPFLVDNILHQQKSVNFHNQYLNQQLENYVLQRNFERSRENSPEVDETKMAENDEEIRNDEATDKNEDDDSKSNEDESFIKNEAVYYNHEYYRNEDREKEVLNIPSLRHRCHCGSYDCPPYACKKSGIRRLEELEKRFNLHNYQDNSGDEDVRDKTEDMVKNCDDYNEPKKPLLKFSVSAILGEERDTAKSSVNDYRQPMINPWPIAKPIASRPIPVQHQHLQHLLAHCHHPYLVRPSQAHTQVFPLPGGFPWAHSSRGKPRRGMMRRAVFSDLQRKGLEKRFQVQKYISKPDRKKLAEKLGLKDSQVKIWFQNRRMKWRNSKERELLASGGSREQTLPNKNNPHPDLSDAEADKPKLSPSPVEDDELKNKIYASTSNCQSDSYRYDDKMAAGLFARENYQNMEDGDDYETDASATDEEINVT